The following nucleotide sequence is from Solanum dulcamara chromosome 7, daSolDulc1.2, whole genome shotgun sequence.
ATGCATGTTAAATAAATCCTTATATGGTTTAAAGTAGGCTAGTAGATAATGGTATACAAAATCACAATAGATACTGCAACAGATATGTTCACTAAGTCAATGACTATTCTCTCTTTCACAAGAAGTCCAAGACCTTTACTGTTTTTATAGCCATTTATGTAAATGATGTTATACATACAGGAACTGATTCTCAAGAGATCATAGCTCTAAAAGAGTTCTTACATAATTAGTTCAAAATTAAAGATTTGGGCAGACTTTATTACTTTTGGTATTAGAGGTGTTGTATACAGCTGATGGGGTCATCATTTCCCATAGAAAATTTGCTTTAGATTTTTTATAAGAATTTGATTGTAGTGATTGTCCCAGTTTCTATTCTCCTCTTGATCCCAATATGAAATTAAGGATTAAGGAAGGTCAGCCTATCTCAAATTCGACTTACTATAGGAAAATAGTGGGGAAGCTAAATTTCCTCACAAATACCAGGTTATACATAGCTTATGGTGTACAACATTTGAGCCAATTCAGGAAACATCCCAGAGAACATCACTTGCAAGCAGTTTTTCACTTGTTGAGTACATCAAGAAGGATCCCACTCTTGGAATCTTCCTTTCAAATAGTTCAGATTACACTATCAGGGCCTATTATGACTCTGACTGGGCAGCTTGTCCAAATTCCAGAAGATCTGGTTCAGATTATATTATCTTGATTGGTAATATATTTGTTAGCTGAAAACCCAAGAAACAGAAAATTGTTTTCTTATCTTCAACTGAGGTAGAATACAGGTCCTTGAGGAAGCTTGAAGGTGAGTTGGTTTGGTTGAGTAGAGTTTTTGAAGAACGGTCTGTGCCATCTCCTAAACCATATATAGCATTTTGTAACAACCATATTGCTCTTCATATTGCCAGGAATCTTGTGTTTCATGAGAGGACTAAGCACATAAAAGTGGAATATCATTTTGTGCACGATAAGCTTCAAGAGGGTCTTGAGTCCTTGCATCATGTGGCCACAACTGATCAACTAGCTGATGTTCTTACTTAAGCCTTATTAAGCCTCAGACATTCAACTGTGCTTGGCAAATTGGATGTGAAGAGCACACCTCCACTTGAGGGAGGGGGTATTGAGATTTACTTATCTGTATATACATGCTGATTCAACATAATTAATTATAGCTAGAATTAGTTAGTGCTAGTGTTAGTCTGTTCTACTTGTCTGTTACATGATAAGTTAAATAGTTAGTGGGTTAGATTAGTGACAACTAATTAACAGTTGTATAGGAAATTAGTAATGTGTATGTATTCAAGTACATTCTCTCAGAAATGAAATTGAACACTATCATCTTCTCCTAAATATCTATCTATCTAAGGTGCTCCTATGGAGCCATTTGTGCACTGTTGTTTCTTAACTACATCTGCAACAACTTCAGCTTAGTTTTTGATAACATTTATATTAGTGGTctcatcttttttattttattttgttttttgtaTGCATGAAAGTGCAAGCTGCTGGAATTGTTATGTAGAGGTAGAGAAAAGTAAGAAATAAGTGTAGTGTGTGTTATTTTTCTTACAAGGATATGGCAAGTGGTGGATTTAAGACGGAGAATGGCCTCTAAtagtaaaagaaagaagattGAGGGAGAAGAGGTCTGCTAGGTGTCAATTTCAGGGACCTacaattaaatataataaaatttaatataaattttatttttactattagtTTTAGGGCAAAGGATATCTTTAGGGATAATTACATCACATGACCATtcgacaaaaataattatcaaacgAGTGGTCATTCTCTATATAAgcatgtatagtcagtgtatatttcatgtataatcaagttatattcagttattgagtgtatcataatgtatattcagtgtataactcatgtataagtaatctatattatatagtcAATATATACTTTGTATAACTTTTgacaagctatattgtatagtcactatatattttctatgattttgattttttttatgtaaataaaacatgactatatttgttataaactaattagtttattgtatatatttaaaattgtccCCTTTTATATACATAGAGCTATCAAAATGGGTTTGGCTCGTGAGATCGGCCCAACCCAACCTTGAATTGAGTAGGGTTGGGCTAAATTATTTTAGCCTATTTAGGAACGCAAATTTTTAGCCCAGCCTCATGGTCTCAACTCGCGAGCCTTAGAGGCCGGCTCATGGGTCAtgaagtttaaaaatatttattatatatattttaagtagtattttttttttgccaaATCTTCAGCAACTAGGCAATTGAAGTTATTACAACTATGAATCTTTGACTTTTTTTACTTTTGTGTTTACGCATAATTTCACGTTTCTCCTTTGTTgtctagtttatgaaaaaatgattatataatgtatgttgttataattAATCTTATGATTGTTGACTATTGTATCTTGCATGTTCTATTGTTTTGTAAGTATTCCACTAAAGTATATAGAACTCATGGACATGTGAATTTTTGACGTATTAGTGTTGTGTTAATCAATGTTCGATAGTTTTTTTAAGAGACCAATATTGTTCATCTTTTGATTGAAAGGTTAACCAGTCTCAATCCGCAGCTCGCTTAAGTCTGGGTTAGACTATTATTTTATAGGCCCTTTAGTTAAAATGATCAGTTCATTCTAACTCATTTAACTCGTTAGTCCTTAAGTATTGTGTTTGATTGGGTTGGGCctagggctgggcataaaataccgaaaaccgaattaccgaaccgaaccggctatttcggtatttcggtattcggtaattcgatatttcggttcggtattcggtaccgaAATTgatatttcggtatttcggtttcggtattCGGGATTTCCCGAAAACcgaactttttaaatttttttatttttttttttacaaaaaaactggaaaaaaaattaccaaaaaataaGAGTATAGTAAGAGAaaactatctcattttttcatttcccttaccattttcatttcaactttcccaCGTTTACCgtatattatatcattatatgcaCACTTACACGTACATTATGGATAACtgctaaaatttaattcatgtacatgtaaaaattataaattctaatttcaaatttatgcaattgattaagaattctaatttcactttgcatgattTCCACGTTAGTTATCTACATAAATTGTTTGATAGTTACATTGAAAACGAAAGATTccaactctttcatatctttgcaggaactaattaataattagtgcagtgatgtagagtttttggataattcaaagaaaaacatatgtataaaaattatgtatgatatattatagatttttgttttcactctttttcattatttttattacatggtaatattttttttattctgtatcgattcataaattattttctctttgtttacgaTGTATCATTTCTCCTCCGTAGAATGTGGCTTACAAGCAATTTCGATTTCGATATTCGGcaagttaaaatgcatatattacttaattatggtgtagtaataaaaatgtaagttaagatatgtattctttaggttaatgtaaatattaaatgcggataaatttttattgtatattaactattaaaaaaatatggtattaccgaataccgtaccgaaccgaagttttaTTTActgattaccgaattaccgaaccgaagtttgaaagttcagtatttggtatatactttgaattaccgattaccgaattatcgaacccgaactttgaaaataccgaaccgaataccgaacgtcCACCCCTAGTTGGGCCAATCCATTTTGACAGCTGTATATATAAATCAAGAACTATTTAAATAAGGTAATTTATACAAAGGACCAAATAGTTCTAACTCAAGGaccattttggtcattttgttTATAATATTGAACAGCAAAATAACAGAAAAGAGAACCCCGACCGACTTGATGCTCTAAGTTTCCGAAAAAGTCCAGAACCCCTCCCCTATTAATAACATCTCATGTAGCGTAAACCCTAAACCCAAGCCTCCTATTCTCCTTAAACCCTAAACTCTGCGAAAATGGCTGTCACTAACATCATCCGAAGGACTGCTTCTCAAGTTGTACCCTTGGCTGCTCGGGTATTCGGTAGAACTCAGAGCTACCATCATCGATCCTCTGCTCTCTTCTCCACCGTAGTTAACCGTAGTGCTGCTTCTAGAAACTTCTTTCGGAGCTCAGTACCGTCGACCCTTCATTTCTATTCTACCAAGAGGCCCAGTTCTGATGAGTCACTCCTAAAAGTCATTCAGTCTGAAATCCAATGTGTCGAGGAATCCGACGAAAAAGACGAGGTTTGATTTCCTCAAAttctctccccccccccccccccctcttttGTTCTTTATATGTGCGACCAATTTCATGtggcaaatgaatatttatacaaattaaatgagaaaaaggaaTGTTCTTTGTATTGGCTTAATCCTGTAATTCTGTTTCTGTTTTTAGTGGATCTTGTTATAGAGAAAATTTATGGTGTTTTTCAttttaccaaaaaataaaatgctATTGTTATCATTATTTGTCATTGTTTTTGTAGGTTGAGGAGGCTCCTGAGGGTTTCCCCTTCAAGATTGAAGATCATCCAGGACAACAAACTATAACATTGACAAGAGAGTATCAAGGTGAATCTATTGATGTCGAAGTTCACATGCCTGATCTTGTTACTGGCGATGAAGATGAGAATGAAAACACTGCTGAGGATGATAATGAAGGGGCCAATCAGTCCCAAATTCCTCTAGTTGTTAGGGTGTCTAAGAAGAATGGACCATCTTTGGAGTTTGGTATCACCGCTTTTGCTGATGAGATTGTTATTGACACTTTGTCAATCAAAGATCCTAATGTTGCTGAGGATCAGATTGCTTATGAAGGACCTGATTTCTCGTGAGTCTTCAAGTTTAATGCTTAATTTCTTTTCTGTTTTCATTATACTAATAGAACTCCATCATCAGGGATTTGGATGAGAACCTCCAAAAGGCTTTCCACAAGTATCTGGAGATCAGGGGTATCAAGCCCAGCACAACCAACTTCTTGCATGAGTACATGATCAACaaggatggtagagaatacaaGATATGGCTTAAGAATCTGAAGAAATTCATTGAGGCTTAGGTTCTACTTGTTGCATAAGTTTTGATGTTTTAATTTTAATGTCTGCCAATGATCAATACCATGATTGTGAAGTCTTTTAGTTATTTCATTGATAAAGTTAATGTACCATGAAAAGAAATCCTAGTCTTTGGCAAGTTAAAAACCAAATGTTGGTGAATTTAAGGGAGTTGTTCATTATGCTTTTTATCAGCAGCTACTTCTTCTCATTGCTGCATGTTGTTGCTTGCTAATGAGATTGCGTTtccaattttttcatgtttgctAATTGTCAAGGCAAATCACTTTGCTTTCCCTTTAGTCCCTAAACAAGGATTTCTCCAACTTGTACTGgcttgcattttcatttgccttGGTGAATCCTCGATCATGGTGTATTGCTTTGAACTTGTACTGGCttgcattttcatttgaatCATCGATCGTCGTGTAGTGCTTTGAACTTGTACTGGCTTGCATTAACATTTAGCAACCTTAATTTCCCATGGTTTTCAGTATAATTTACCACAagtattaagaaaaatatatcaGATTTGAGATATTGCTAATGCTTAATTGTACAATGAAGTAATAAATAAAGGAAGGAGAAAATCTAGTTTTAAGCACCATGGCTGCTACTTCACTGGTACCCTCCATGCTCCACCTAATAAAAGAAACTATGATATTATTTAAAGAGATAAACTAGATGAAAAACATGAAAAGTGTGCTTATaaatctaaatatttttttctgaaCAAAAATgagttaaataaaaaaaaagtaggaaGTTCTAATATTATTTCTTGATGGTGAAGACCAAACTCATGAGCTTATAATTCTAGATTGGAACAAGTTGATAGGAACCCTTAGCTGCTCATTTTTACTAACATCAATTGAATATTTTCTAAAACCAAGTAGTACTGCGTAATAATTATCACGCTATCATGTTTTACTTTAAAACTAAAGACATTTTAAGACTTAACAGTTTGAATTATCTAATATTGAGAAGTAGCCCATGAAAATCACAACATATGAATAAACAAAGATGAGGCATGATCTGACTTGGAAGGATGTATTTTAATCAAAGTGAATCAGATGATCTGTAGTTCTGTACATTAAATTTCTAAAATTGGCCTAGCCAACTTTCTGTACACAACCATAACAGCACTCTTAACTGTCAAGTATTGATCAGCCTTCACACACTCATTTACTATATTAGGGTAAAATAAATCCCCAAATTTTCCCACATTTAGATAAACACACAATAACACTTCCGCACTTGCTAGTCACTACACAACTGTCAGTACAAATCTCCTAAAATAACATTGGGTACATGGCTAAAACTAAAGGAATACGTAGTGACAAGACCTCTAGCTACTCTGGTCATAATAACTGCCGAAGCTGCTGTGTTTCCCTTCGAAGTAATTGAACCTCTTTCATCAGCTCTGCTTGATTTTCCAATATCAATTTCATAGCACTAGAAGTTTCCATCTGCGTAATGTTTGCAAAATCTAAGAGATACTATACAATTGAAGAACTAGGAAAGTGCAAAGTTAAGAAATGTACCTCCTGCATATGAAATTGTCTTAAAATATCTAAGTGAAGATTCCTCATATCCTCatgaatggatttttgaagggAAGAAAGAGTTTCTTCTTGTGTACGTTGAAACAGCTGGAGTGTGAAGGAACTTCCCTGCTGCAATTCAGGCAGTGTGGACTTTTGTGACTGCTTAATTTGACCCTGAAAAAATTCATAGGTCGAATGAAAACTTTATATTAAAAAGATAAGTCTGCCATTTGGAATGATTCATCATTAAGGATCTTTCCACCAGCTCATGCTTCCGAGATTCTCTTTGAAAATGCAAAAGGTGAAAACATCCATGATGATGATTCATAACAAATGATGCCTAAGATAAAGAGAGGAACAGACAGGTTTTCTTGATTCATACATTCATTGCTTGGAAAGCACCAGCTGCTGTAGCAGATGACGTGTCCGACCTAGATAACAAGCTATTCAGAAGCTCCTCCCTTGTTTCAGCTCCAGTTTTCTTAGTTTTTGGAGAACCAACAGAAAGGGTTCCATCACTAAAGGATGGTGTGGTGCTTATTCTCTCAGCATAACTGGAAAATCTTCGTGGGAGGGACATAGTTGAACCAAGAGAATCAAGAGTTCCCTGCCCCATGATGCCTTTTGTTCCAACTGAAAAGGATGTGGAACTCACATGTTCTGAAGATCCTAGAATAGTTTCTTCATTTAGATTTTCTTTTATGCGCAAATTACCCAAACTTAGACTAGAACTAGTCAAAGAGCTTATACTCTGAGTTGCTGGAAAATTATCCTGTAATCCAGATAACATAGTTCCTGGTGCAAGAGGACCAGATGTCGAGATTGCAAAACGAGAAGGCATGTTTCCTGACTGCCGAAGGTGAGATAATCTATCAGATAATTTCTCACCACCCCAAGCTTCAGGAGGAGTAATGGAGGAAGAGTCATCACCACGAGAAGATATAGGAGTAGAAGAAAACTGTGCAAAAGAAGCATCCTCCTGC
It contains:
- the LOC129896536 gene encoding uncharacterized protein At2g39795, mitochondrial-like, which encodes MAVTNIIRRTASQVVPLAARVFGRTQSYHHRSSALFSTVVNRSAASRNFFRSSVPSTLHFYSTKRPSSDESLLKVIQSEIQCVEESDEKDEVEEAPEGFPFKIEDHPGQQTITLTREYQGESIDVEVHMPDLVTGDEDENENTAEDDNEGANQSQIPLVVRVSKKNGPSLEFGITAFADEIVIDTLSIKDPNVAEDQIAYEGPDFSDLDENLQKAFHKYLEIRGIKPSTTNFLHEYMINKDGREYKIWLKNLKKFIEA